The nucleotide sequence ATATGCAAATTGGATTTAATTCTCGTTTCTTAACTGAAATGCTTAATAACTTAAACGCAGATGAAGTACAATTAGAGATGAGCTTACCAAATAGAGCTGGTATTTTAACACCAATTGATGGTCTTGATGAAGGAGAGCATGTAACTATGCTTGTGATGCCTGTAATGCTAAACAGCTAACAAATATTATAAAATAAGATTTCCTTATTTATAAGGAGAATATAAAAAAACGCTCACTTTTCAGTGAGCGTTTTTAGTTCATCTCTAAGAGGCTCTCGCTAAAGCGAGAATTCACATAATAACTAACTAATAAAACTAAGAGATAACGGGTAATGAGGAGTTTCCCCATTACTTACTTTTATTGCATTTATAACTGGGTATATAATAGATAATAGTCCTAAAATTAAAAACCCTACTAATCCTAAGCCAAATAGTAGTATTAAAGGAATACATACAATATAGCATACTATTAAACTCAATTGGAAATTGATAATACTTTTTCCATGTGCATTTAAACCATAAATTTTATCTCTGTTAGTCATCCAGATCACTAACGGTATTATTAAACTCCCAAAACCAAGAAGCAATGTTGCTAATTGACTTAAATGAGTTAATACGATAAGTTGTCTATTCTCTTTCATTTTTTATGATTATTTTGGTTAACACCTGTTTGACGCAAACATTCAAAGTTTGTTACAGGTTTTTAAAAAGAAAAAGATTATATTTTTAAAAACATACAAGTTTTATAACTTTAATGATAAATACAATTTAATTTAGAATGCAGTATCAGCAAAAATCACCAAAAGAAAAACTATTAAAGTATATTAAACTCTTTTGGCAAATAGATGGTAGTGATAATATTCAAATTAAAAAAGATAAAATAATACCCGATGGTTTTCCAGAAATAATCTTCCATTATAAAGATTTGTACAAAATAAATATTAATAATAAGTGGGAAGTACAATCTAAATTTTTAATCGCTGGCCAGATTAAAAATCATTTTTATTTAGAAAATACAGGAATTATAGGTATGTTAGGCATAAAATTACAGCCTTCAGCTTTAAAAATACTATTCGACCTAGACATGGTACAATTGGTTGATAATGTTATTCAAATACCCAAAGATTTAGAAAGTACATTAAAATCTATAATATCTATAGCTACCTCAAATCAACCCTTTGAAACTAAAATTGAGATTATTGAAAACTGGTTTGAAAATTATATAAAAACTCATCAATTAAAACCTCACGAAATTGATAAAGCTGTCAATTTAATTATTAGTAGAAAAGGGAATCTTAATGTTAAAGATATATGTAGTTTCATTAACGTTAACGAACGTACTTTAGAGCGTTATTTTAAATCTTACATTGGATTAACTCCTAAGTTTTATTGTAGAATTATACGATTCTCCAACATTTTTAAAACGATAAACGAAACTAATAATTGGCTGGATATAAGCTATATTTCTGGGTTTTATGATCAGTCACATTTTATCAAAAATTTTAAAGAGTTTACTGGAGAAGATCCTTCAAAATATGGTTTTGATAAAGAGAACATGGCAAATTTCTTTTTAAAATAATCTTGATTGTCGGTTTTTTCCAATACAAGATATATATCAAAATATAACTTTGTAGAAAACCAAAATATTATATCATATGAAATCTCTATTCTTGAAAATTATTATTCTAAATTTATTTACATTAAGTTTTTATAGCTGTGCTCAATCTATAGAAAAAGTTGAGTTTTTAACTGGAACCTGGAAAGTTGAAGGTAGAGACACTTATGAGAATTGGCAAAAAGACAATAATACACTAATAGGGAAATCTTATAAAATAAAAGATAACAAAGAACATATTTCTGAAACTTTAAGCATTACTACAACTAATAACAT is from Flavobacteriaceae bacterium and encodes:
- a CDS encoding AraC family transcriptional regulator, with protein sequence MQYQQKSPKEKLLKYIKLFWQIDGSDNIQIKKDKIIPDGFPEIIFHYKDLYKININNKWEVQSKFLIAGQIKNHFYLENTGIIGMLGIKLQPSALKILFDLDMVQLVDNVIQIPKDLESTLKSIISIATSNQPFETKIEIIENWFENYIKTHQLKPHEIDKAVNLIISRKGNLNVKDICSFINVNERTLERYFKSYIGLTPKFYCRIIRFSNIFKTINETNNWLDISYISGFYDQSHFIKNFKEFTGEDPSKYGFDKENMANFFLK
- a CDS encoding DUF4870 domain-containing protein, whose product is MKENRQLIVLTHLSQLATLLLGFGSLIIPLVIWMTNRDKIYGLNAHGKSIINFQLSLIVCYIVCIPLILLFGLGLVGFLILGLLSIIYPVINAIKVSNGETPHYPLSLSFIS